In Nocardia yunnanensis, one DNA window encodes the following:
- a CDS encoding diiron oxygenase, with product MNTHRRVRMLGTSRRRRAHPLPTTTKETMSAKLDAVLERLSELSRRGYYNPYTRFDWPADVPRDSWWMDPEFLTVHGTDEILDGDVSIRLSQAETINFFSLHVHGIRELMGEVAIRIHTPRYRRASEYLHHFLGEENDHMWFFAEFCNRYWDGVYPAAAPSPLAATTDADAGPWNDFVVFSRILIFEELFDYYNARLGTSTVVPPIVAELHNAHHHDENRHVAFGKRLVEWLYAEALENGGACGKPAVATYIKNYIEHSVASMYNPRCYAYAGVANPLALRRRLLGHPARRQVHSDIMRRLDRFYLRLGLYEGSWVR from the coding sequence TTGAACACTCACCGTCGTGTCCGCATGCTCGGAACGTCACGTCGTCGGCGCGCTCACCCGCTGCCCACCACGACCAAGGAAACTATGTCTGCAAAACTCGACGCGGTGCTGGAGCGGCTATCAGAATTGTCGCGCCGCGGATACTACAACCCGTACACCCGATTCGACTGGCCCGCAGACGTGCCTCGCGACTCGTGGTGGATGGACCCGGAATTCCTTACCGTTCACGGCACCGATGAAATTCTGGACGGTGACGTATCGATCCGGCTGTCCCAGGCCGAGACCATCAATTTCTTCAGCCTCCACGTGCACGGCATCCGTGAGCTCATGGGCGAGGTCGCGATCCGGATACACACGCCCCGCTATCGGCGGGCTTCGGAATATCTGCATCACTTTCTCGGCGAGGAGAACGACCATATGTGGTTCTTCGCCGAATTCTGCAATCGATACTGGGACGGCGTGTACCCGGCCGCCGCGCCCAGCCCACTCGCCGCGACCACGGACGCGGATGCGGGACCTTGGAACGATTTCGTGGTGTTCAGCCGAATCCTGATATTCGAGGAACTCTTCGACTACTACAACGCGCGCCTGGGCACGAGCACTGTGGTGCCGCCGATCGTGGCTGAATTGCATAACGCGCACCACCATGACGAGAACAGGCACGTCGCCTTCGGCAAACGACTGGTCGAATGGCTGTACGCCGAGGCGCTGGAGAACGGTGGTGCCTGCGGTAAACCGGCGGTGGCCACCTACATCAAGAACTACATCGAACACTCGGTGGCGAGTATGTACAACCCACGCTGTTATGCCTATGCGGGCGTGGCCAATCCCCTGGCACTCCGTCGGCGATTGCTCGGGCATCCCGCCCGGCGGCAGGTGCACTCCGACATCATGCGCCGCCTCGACCGGTTCTACCTGAGGCTCGGGCTCTACGAGGGGTCATGGGTTCGATGA
- a CDS encoding type II toxin-antitoxin system RatA family toxin produces MPEYQLHATVSGRTPEAVFALIEDFGRYPEVVPNVIESLSVTVADDGARYSEWAVRFHGGILKWRERDDVSIAADRIEFRQIVGDFAELAGSWRVGTTPEGEVRVSIVASFDLGMPDVATILDPIALAAFDETMRTLLTTLLGPALRFDSVATTAGSRS; encoded by the coding sequence ATGCCTGAATATCAGCTTCACGCAACGGTGTCCGGGAGGACGCCCGAGGCCGTCTTCGCCTTGATCGAGGACTTCGGCCGCTATCCCGAGGTCGTACCGAACGTCATCGAGTCACTGTCGGTGACCGTCGCCGACGACGGCGCCCGCTATTCCGAATGGGCAGTTCGCTTTCACGGCGGAATCCTGAAATGGCGAGAACGCGACGACGTCAGCATCGCCGCCGACAGGATCGAATTCCGGCAGATAGTCGGGGATTTCGCTGAACTCGCCGGGAGCTGGCGAGTCGGTACGACACCCGAAGGGGAGGTGCGGGTATCGATCGTGGCGAGCTTCGATCTCGGAATGCCGGATGTGGCAACGATTCTCGACCCCATCGCGCTCGCGGCCTTCGACGAGACCATGCGCACGCTCCTCACCACACTGCTGGGCCCGGCACTTCGATTCGACAGCGTCGCGACCACTGCCGGGAGCCGGTCATGA
- a CDS encoding methyltransferase domain-containing protein yields the protein MTDGSTLADHRADDPADTLPALRRASALLDPARCRQSPAEVDGYLDVLGAAPPAAQGFGQRLMRTRFYAGVYQLGRPVGLRLASLLEAPGRDADRARTAARLGLRPGATVLDIACGPGNFTGWFGTRVGPDGLAVGVDASRTMLARAVADNSGPSVAYLHGDAEQLPFADEVADAVSCLAALYLINEPFQAIGEMWRVLKPGGRIVILTSLGPGGQRGRAHVTTMEKLSSVRMFGRDDITGCLRECGFTEIDQVEAGIAQTVTATKPHRATP from the coding sequence ATGACCGACGGCTCGACGCTCGCGGATCACCGCGCCGACGATCCCGCAGACACACTCCCGGCCCTCCGGCGTGCCAGCGCGTTGCTGGACCCGGCACGCTGCAGGCAGTCTCCCGCCGAAGTCGACGGGTATCTCGATGTCCTCGGCGCGGCTCCTCCGGCCGCGCAGGGCTTCGGGCAGCGACTCATGCGAACCCGCTTCTACGCCGGTGTCTACCAGTTGGGGCGGCCGGTCGGGTTGCGCCTGGCCAGCCTCCTCGAGGCGCCCGGCCGCGACGCCGACCGCGCTCGCACGGCGGCCCGGCTCGGACTGCGTCCCGGTGCGACGGTGTTGGATATCGCCTGCGGGCCGGGCAATTTCACCGGTTGGTTCGGCACCCGGGTCGGCCCGGACGGGCTGGCCGTCGGGGTGGACGCCTCACGCACGATGCTGGCCAGGGCCGTCGCCGACAATTCCGGCCCGTCGGTCGCCTACCTGCACGGCGACGCCGAACAACTGCCGTTCGCGGACGAGGTCGCCGACGCGGTCAGCTGCCTGGCCGCCCTGTATCTGATCAACGAACCGTTCCAGGCCATCGGCGAAATGTGGCGAGTGCTGAAGCCGGGCGGGCGCATCGTGATTCTGACCAGCCTCGGACCGGGTGGGCAGCGCGGCCGGGCGCACGTCACCACCATGGAAAAGCTGTCGAGCGTGCGCATGTTCGGCCGCGACGACATCACCGGGTGCCTGCGCGAGTGCGGATTCACCGAGATCGACCAGGTCGAGGCGGGAATCGCCCAAACCGTCACCGCCACCAAACCGCACAGGGCAACACCATGA
- a CDS encoding TetR/AcrR family transcriptional regulator, whose amino-acid sequence MEAPVTRTGTGPRRADAIYAATLELLAAHGYDGLTMEAVAQRSGVNKTTLYRWWPSKDALFAAALTTADILAITIPDTGTLRGDLLALATDIARLLTAEATAPIVTAVLAAAPTRPQLAATGRAFFAERLAREQSVFTRAVERGELSASASASAIMDMLAGALWFRLMLRAEPLTAAYVETSVGIILDGVGSQGH is encoded by the coding sequence ATGGAAGCCCCTGTGACTCGGACCGGCACCGGTCCCAGGAGGGCGGACGCGATCTACGCCGCAACCCTGGAACTGCTTGCCGCACACGGATATGACGGCCTGACCATGGAAGCGGTAGCCCAGCGATCCGGCGTGAACAAGACCACGCTGTATCGCTGGTGGCCGTCCAAAGACGCCCTGTTCGCTGCGGCGCTCACCACCGCCGACATCCTCGCCATCACCATCCCCGACACCGGAACCCTGCGCGGTGATCTACTGGCCCTGGCCACCGACATCGCTCGCCTGCTGACGGCCGAAGCCACCGCGCCCATTGTGACCGCGGTCCTCGCCGCCGCCCCGACCCGGCCACAACTCGCGGCGACCGGACGCGCCTTCTTCGCCGAACGCCTCGCCCGGGAGCAATCGGTCTTCACCCGGGCCGTCGAACGCGGCGAACTCTCGGCTTCCGCCTCCGCGTCGGCGATTATGGACATGCTGGCCGGCGCCCTGTGGTTCCGGCTGATGCTGCGAGCCGAACCCCTCACCGCCGCCTATGTCGAGACCAGCGTCGGCATCATTCTCGATGGAGTCGGGTCGCAAGGCCACTGA
- a CDS encoding MMPL family transporter produces the protein MLAVLAILRPRQVAAAALLLALCGAVSALLVAPKLTASLADYDDPASEFAAAMADYTARTGIDPEQGLQVLVSCTPTGDQLCPEVGAARTALQSSEHVVRVLDFETAHDSRMLSMDRTRAYLQVALDPASGGDKDLLDKVRNRLGEQPGLRDRVLVGGPTVANHDTAEISTADLFIAEMVAFPLLVLALFFVFRGAVAAAVPLVGAGFSIATTFLVLLAFQQALQLSTFALNLMTALGTGLAIDFSLLIVSRFREERRDANMPAAVAAAMLSAGRTVLFSGLTVMSALATLCLFPQRFLYSMGLAGIALTAACLLFALLVLPAVLMLLGDRIEALGGRREPMSAASRWIRWSGYVGRRPVPIVAIGLMLLLLLAAPALGARLQGYDTDVLPANSDAHRVTSALRADFEHADTALTVVLGPSESADHAERLLVSQPGIVRVDPPTVLADGSSLLNATIDASSTSPRAREILASVRAAFPDAAVLGEVARFDSLLHSLGTRLPYVALLLIVVSGLFLGVLTRSVVIPIKNALISALTLCATLGVLVLVFQHTPMGGLPSLEVSSLVIVGVLAYGLSTDYASFLFHRMTEARQLGASSKEAVAQGLARTGPLVTAAALLLLIPLGALVTSRLAPVQMLGFGAAFAILLDATLVRVLLVPSLMNLLGGYNWWPSALAAGLQREPADHVAH, from the coding sequence ATGCTTGCTGTACTGGCGATTCTGCGGCCCCGCCAGGTCGCTGCCGCCGCGCTGCTGCTCGCGCTGTGCGGAGCGGTCAGCGCGTTGCTGGTGGCGCCGAAGTTGACCGCCTCGCTCGCCGACTACGACGATCCCGCCTCCGAATTCGCCGCCGCGATGGCCGATTACACCGCCCGCACCGGCATCGATCCAGAGCAAGGACTCCAAGTCCTCGTCTCTTGCACGCCCACCGGAGATCAACTCTGCCCCGAGGTCGGTGCGGCTCGCACCGCTTTGCAAAGCAGCGAGCACGTGGTGCGGGTCCTGGATTTCGAAACCGCCCACGATTCGCGGATGCTGTCCATGGATCGAACCCGCGCATACCTGCAGGTCGCCCTGGATCCAGCGAGCGGCGGCGACAAAGATCTGCTCGACAAGGTGCGCAACCGGCTCGGCGAACAACCTGGCCTGCGCGATCGGGTACTCGTGGGTGGGCCGACCGTGGCCAATCACGACACCGCCGAAATCTCCACCGCGGACCTCTTCATCGCCGAAATGGTCGCCTTCCCGTTACTGGTGCTGGCCCTGTTTTTCGTATTCCGGGGCGCGGTCGCCGCCGCCGTGCCTCTGGTCGGGGCGGGCTTCAGCATCGCGACCACCTTTCTCGTGCTGCTCGCCTTCCAGCAGGCGCTGCAATTGTCCACGTTCGCATTGAATTTGATGACCGCGCTCGGGACCGGGTTGGCGATCGACTTCAGCCTGTTGATCGTGTCGCGGTTCCGCGAGGAACGGCGCGACGCGAACATGCCGGCCGCGGTCGCCGCCGCCATGCTCAGCGCCGGGCGCACCGTACTTTTCAGCGGACTCACCGTCATGTCGGCCCTCGCCACACTCTGCCTTTTCCCGCAGCGATTCCTCTATTCGATGGGCTTGGCGGGCATCGCGCTCACCGCCGCCTGCCTACTGTTCGCGCTCCTCGTGCTGCCGGCCGTGCTTATGCTGCTCGGCGATCGGATCGAGGCGCTCGGCGGGCGGCGCGAACCGATGTCCGCGGCGTCCCGATGGATTCGGTGGAGCGGCTACGTCGGGCGACGACCGGTCCCCATCGTGGCGATCGGCCTGATGCTGCTGCTCCTGCTAGCCGCTCCGGCTCTCGGGGCACGGCTGCAGGGCTACGACACCGATGTGCTGCCTGCGAATTCCGATGCGCACCGGGTCACCTCGGCCTTGCGCGCGGACTTCGAACACGCCGATACCGCGCTGACCGTCGTTCTCGGCCCCAGCGAATCCGCGGACCACGCCGAGCGGCTGCTGGTGTCGCAACCGGGCATTGTGCGGGTCGATCCGCCGACGGTGTTGGCCGACGGTTCGAGTCTGCTCAATGCGACCATCGACGCGTCCTCCACCTCGCCGCGTGCCCGCGAGATCCTGGCCTCGGTACGCGCGGCCTTCCCCGATGCGGCGGTACTCGGTGAGGTCGCTCGGTTCGATTCACTGCTGCACAGCCTCGGTACCCGATTGCCCTACGTGGCACTGCTGCTCATCGTGGTGAGTGGATTGTTCCTGGGGGTGCTCACTCGATCGGTGGTGATCCCGATCAAGAACGCGCTCATCAGCGCGCTCACGCTGTGCGCGACGCTCGGGGTACTCGTTCTGGTCTTCCAACACACCCCGATGGGCGGGCTGCCCAGCCTCGAGGTGAGTTCGCTGGTAATCGTCGGGGTGCTGGCCTACGGACTCTCCACCGACTACGCCTCATTTCTGTTCCACCGAATGACCGAGGCCAGGCAATTGGGTGCATCGTCGAAAGAGGCTGTCGCCCAAGGGCTTGCGCGCACCGGTCCGCTCGTGACAGCGGCGGCGCTGCTGTTGCTCATCCCCTTGGGCGCGCTCGTCACCTCCCGGCTCGCACCGGTCCAGATGCTCGGATTCGGCGCCGCGTTCGCGATCTTGCTCGACGCGACACTGGTGCGAGTACTGCTGGTGCCGTCGTTGATGAATCTGCTGGGCGGCTACAACTGGTGGCCGTCAGCGCTGGCGGCCGGACTTCAGAGGGAACCAGCTGATCACGTCGCTCACTGA
- a CDS encoding ABC1 kinase family protein has protein sequence MLGKVVATQALRAAGGRLSVIGRSQRAKEMLNERLAVSALDQLVVVLGGMKGAAMKVGQTLSMLELEMLPPVQRERVRTRLASLRDSAPQLPFDAIRAVVEADLGPLGGVFAEFGEHPIASASIGQVHRARLLDGRDVAVKVQYPGIDRAVKSDLRMMAMFAKALSVQLPAFAHSAIIDEVQLGVENELDYLAEARVQHRLARRFRGHPFVTVPDAIVEHSSTRVLVSEFFEGVPFERMRELPDAERDRIGELIYRFYVGSMFRDNEFCGDPHPGNVLLGRDGRVGFVDFGLYKKMRPSHVEWERQSLRAAAEGRAEDLRALFVDYGILTPDSGLSALDCLDYVDTAAQLCLVDEKITVTPELATAAMVATFDPRGASPGAKTIDHWPADHVFSRRADFMTMGVLGQLRATANWHRIAREWLYGEPPVTAVGKVIATWDRG, from the coding sequence ATGCTGGGCAAGGTCGTCGCGACGCAGGCATTGCGGGCCGCGGGTGGGCGGTTGTCGGTGATCGGGCGGTCGCAGCGGGCCAAGGAGATGCTCAACGAGCGGTTGGCGGTGTCGGCGCTGGATCAGCTGGTGGTGGTGCTCGGGGGGATGAAGGGCGCGGCCATGAAGGTGGGGCAGACGCTGTCGATGCTGGAATTGGAGATGCTGCCCCCGGTACAGCGCGAGCGGGTGCGGACGCGGTTGGCGAGCTTGCGCGACAGTGCGCCGCAGCTGCCGTTCGATGCGATTCGTGCGGTGGTCGAGGCGGATCTGGGACCGCTGGGCGGGGTGTTCGCCGAGTTCGGGGAGCATCCGATCGCGTCGGCGTCGATCGGGCAGGTGCATCGGGCACGGCTGCTCGACGGCAGGGATGTCGCGGTGAAAGTGCAGTATCCCGGGATCGATCGCGCGGTGAAGTCCGATCTGCGGATGATGGCGATGTTCGCCAAGGCGCTGAGCGTCCAGCTTCCGGCCTTCGCGCACAGTGCGATCATCGATGAGGTGCAGCTGGGGGTGGAGAACGAACTGGACTACCTCGCCGAGGCCCGGGTGCAGCATCGGCTGGCGCGACGTTTTCGCGGGCACCCGTTTGTGACCGTGCCGGACGCGATCGTCGAGCATTCATCGACGCGGGTACTGGTCAGTGAGTTCTTCGAGGGCGTGCCGTTCGAGCGGATGCGCGAGCTGCCCGATGCGGAGCGCGACCGGATCGGTGAGCTGATCTACCGCTTCTATGTCGGATCGATGTTCCGCGACAACGAGTTCTGCGGTGATCCGCATCCGGGCAATGTGCTGCTCGGACGCGATGGGCGGGTCGGTTTCGTCGACTTCGGGCTGTACAAGAAGATGCGGCCGAGCCACGTCGAATGGGAACGGCAATCGCTGCGTGCGGCGGCGGAGGGCCGGGCCGAGGATCTGCGGGCTCTGTTCGTCGATTACGGGATCCTCACACCCGATTCGGGGTTGTCGGCCCTGGACTGTCTCGACTATGTCGATACCGCCGCGCAACTGTGCCTGGTCGATGAAAAGATCACGGTCACACCGGAATTGGCGACAGCGGCGATGGTCGCCACCTTCGATCCGCGGGGCGCGAGCCCGGGGGCGAAGACAATCGATCACTGGCCGGCCGATCACGTGTTCTCCCGCCGGGCCGATTTCATGACCATGGGTGTGCTGGGCCAGTTGCGCGCCACGGCCAATTGGCATCGCATCGCCCGCGAATGGCTGTACGGTGAGCCGCCGGTGACAGCGGTGGGGAAGGTCATCGCCACGTGGGATCGAGGGTGA
- a CDS encoding TetR/AcrR family transcriptional regulator: MPGERRRMTRAESQQRTREEVLDAAEELFLEFGFHGTTVAKIAAAAGRTQGAIYANFSSKENLCADVLLRCYMRTFAELIAKMAESSGPLEAQMGSLAVWFKRLVSEESLVALAAEYALAIHKNPEQLAVSGGHIDMGRNMLGAMLASMLPFGVDQASRDVAVNAILATGTGLALGRTLGVIDDDQLVDLLIHTVRLWAADLGRGTAVQG; encoded by the coding sequence ATGCCAGGCGAGCGCCGGCGGATGACCCGCGCGGAATCGCAGCAGCGCACGCGCGAAGAGGTGCTCGACGCGGCGGAGGAGCTGTTCCTCGAATTCGGATTCCACGGCACCACGGTGGCCAAGATCGCCGCCGCCGCGGGGCGGACCCAGGGCGCGATCTACGCCAACTTCTCCAGCAAGGAGAACCTCTGCGCCGACGTGCTGTTGCGCTGCTACATGCGGACTTTCGCGGAATTGATCGCGAAGATGGCCGAGTCCAGCGGGCCGCTCGAGGCGCAGATGGGATCACTCGCCGTCTGGTTCAAGCGGCTGGTGTCCGAGGAGAGCCTGGTCGCGCTGGCGGCCGAGTATGCCCTCGCGATCCACAAGAATCCCGAACAGCTCGCGGTGTCGGGCGGGCATATCGATATGGGCCGGAACATGCTCGGCGCGATGCTGGCCTCCATGCTGCCGTTCGGTGTCGATCAGGCATCCAGGGATGTCGCCGTGAACGCGATTCTCGCCACCGGCACGGGCCTGGCGCTGGGGCGGACACTCGGGGTGATCGATGACGATCAGCTGGTCGACCTGCTGATTCACACTGTCCGGTTGTGGGCGGCCGACCTTGGGCGAGGTACGGCCGTCCAGGGTTGA
- a CDS encoding SDR family NAD(P)-dependent oxidoreductase yields the protein MSVTVVTGAGSGIGRATAQRFARKGSTVIVSDINEQTGAETVALIEKDGGSAVFRRLDVADLADWENFTDWVCAEHGVPDVVVNNAGILIGGGFLEQSNADWRRMIQINMMSPLVGSRLFVQRMTDSGTRGHIVNICSVGAFMPTSIAPSYVVAKAGAWFGTQALRAEFGSQGIGVSAVCPGLIRTSLAANGTRGGVSDDDSSDWSSKLAAGHRYIGRSPERVAGAIERAVRWNLSTVPVGTEAWLGWYLYRLSPGLVRGISGAVSMSLTDWAVELSGKIFGGKR from the coding sequence ATGTCGGTGACAGTGGTGACGGGGGCCGGGAGCGGCATCGGCCGGGCGACCGCGCAGCGATTCGCGCGCAAGGGTTCGACGGTGATCGTGTCCGATATCAACGAACAGACCGGCGCGGAAACGGTCGCCCTCATCGAAAAGGACGGCGGCAGCGCGGTCTTCCGTCGCTTGGATGTGGCGGATCTCGCCGACTGGGAGAACTTCACCGACTGGGTGTGCGCCGAGCACGGCGTGCCGGATGTCGTGGTCAACAATGCCGGGATCTTGATCGGTGGCGGATTCCTGGAGCAGTCCAATGCCGATTGGCGGCGGATGATCCAGATCAACATGATGAGCCCGCTGGTCGGGTCGCGGTTGTTCGTGCAGCGCATGACCGACTCCGGTACGCGTGGGCACATCGTCAATATCTGCTCGGTCGGCGCTTTCATGCCGACGTCGATCGCACCCTCCTACGTGGTGGCGAAGGCCGGTGCCTGGTTCGGTACCCAGGCGCTGCGCGCCGAATTCGGGTCGCAAGGTATCGGCGTCAGCGCGGTCTGCCCCGGGCTGATCCGAACCAGTCTGGCCGCCAATGGAACTCGTGGTGGCGTCAGCGACGATGACAGTTCGGACTGGTCGTCGAAGCTGGCCGCCGGGCACCGCTACATCGGACGCTCCCCGGAACGGGTAGCGGGTGCGATCGAGCGCGCCGTGCGCTGGAACCTGTCTACGGTCCCGGTCGGCACCGAGGCATGGCTCGGCTGGTACCTGTACCGGCTCTCACCCGGCCTGGTGCGCGGCATCTCCGGTGCGGTCTCCATGTCCCTTACCGATTGGGCGGTCGAGCTGTCCGGCAAGATCTTCGGAGGCAAGCGATGA
- a CDS encoding acyl carrier protein, with product MTTPPRATDDPMEEIVAFLAIRNPEFTGADPDLDLIESRTLDSLGLVEFLLLLQELTGSEMDMGTVDLGTIRTLGQLRAAYFTQGER from the coding sequence ATGACCACACCGCCTCGCGCCACCGACGACCCCATGGAGGAGATCGTCGCCTTCCTCGCCATCCGCAACCCCGAATTCACCGGAGCCGATCCCGATCTGGACCTCATCGAGAGCCGGACCCTGGATTCGCTGGGTCTGGTGGAATTCCTGCTGCTGTTGCAGGAGCTCACTGGATCCGAAATGGACATGGGCACAGTGGATTTGGGCACAATTCGCACGCTCGGGCAACTCCGCGCCGCCTACTTCACACAGGGGGAACGATGA
- a CDS encoding alpha/beta fold hydrolase yields the protein MSDLLPIVFVHGIRLSGAAWTVVAEHMGRRPILAIDLPGHGQRRDERFTLPAAAETVLEAVDQLGGRALVVGHSLGGYVSIAAAARAPERVAGLVVAGSTAVPNRVLMSPFSLMHRILSAQPDGGERVSGRIFDASLPESVARAVKNGGIATEAIPDVVRALAKFHVLSGLSAYPGPVWLVNGAHDHLRLHERRFAEACSHGRLLVVPRAGHYLPLARPEDFSRMVLDAAAAAASPALAG from the coding sequence ATGTCGGATCTTCTACCCATCGTTTTCGTGCACGGCATTCGACTCAGCGGCGCCGCCTGGACGGTCGTCGCGGAGCATATGGGCCGCCGCCCGATTCTCGCCATCGATCTACCCGGACACGGACAGCGGCGTGACGAGCGGTTCACGTTGCCCGCAGCGGCCGAGACGGTACTCGAGGCCGTCGATCAGCTGGGTGGGCGCGCGCTGGTCGTCGGGCATTCGCTCGGTGGGTATGTGAGCATCGCCGCGGCGGCGAGGGCACCCGAGCGGGTTGCGGGGCTGGTAGTCGCCGGATCGACCGCCGTGCCCAATCGAGTTCTGATGTCGCCGTTCTCGCTCATGCATCGCATCCTGTCGGCGCAACCCGACGGCGGCGAACGGGTCAGCGGACGGATATTCGACGCGTCATTACCCGAATCCGTGGCCCGCGCGGTCAAGAACGGCGGAATCGCCACCGAGGCGATTCCCGATGTGGTTCGTGCATTGGCGAAATTCCATGTGCTCAGTGGACTTTCCGCGTATCCCGGTCCGGTCTGGCTGGTCAACGGCGCACACGATCATTTGCGGTTGCACGAGCGGCGATTCGCCGAGGCATGCTCACACGGCCGGTTGCTCGTGGTTCCGCGCGCCGGGCACTATCTCCCGCTGGCTCGTCCGGAGGATTTCTCCCGCATGGTCCTGGACGCGGCCGCTGCGGCCGCGTCCCCGGCCCTTGCAGGGTGA
- a CDS encoding SDR family oxidoreductase, with protein sequence MTSAPILVTGAAGVVGTALREQLTLGSYTVLGHRTRLTGIPTITGDITQSRFGLSADEYARLADSIGCVVHAAANTQLNADPAELVRQNCLGARHAIELANDADVPLIHVSTAFVAAIDRPENTGIRMHYAESKRAGEQLVTDRARRWTIVRPSIVIGDSRDGHIASYQGLYRLAELVRGSQLPFVPCSPDALVDVIPQDVVGAALAHLARAALATGTTGFDQVWLTAGSAAPSVQEVVRAFAEPRVDSAAAVRIPRCIDRDQYERLIRPVFLSALDDRSARRIDTLFTHVAPYVSIVEPFPGPTAVGDYRPTTAGPLASLERALDYWARGTAGHREGTLQHA encoded by the coding sequence TTGACCTCCGCACCGATCCTCGTCACCGGCGCGGCCGGGGTTGTGGGCACGGCGCTGCGTGAACAGCTCACCCTCGGCTCGTACACAGTGCTCGGCCATCGCACCCGGTTGACCGGAATACCCACGATCACAGGCGATATCACCCAGTCGAGGTTCGGCCTGTCCGCCGACGAATACGCTCGGCTCGCCGATTCCATCGGGTGTGTGGTCCACGCCGCGGCCAACACTCAGCTCAATGCCGATCCGGCCGAACTGGTCCGGCAGAACTGTCTCGGCGCCCGGCATGCCATCGAGCTGGCCAACGATGCGGACGTGCCGCTCATCCACGTGAGTACGGCCTTCGTCGCCGCCATCGACCGGCCAGAGAACACCGGCATCCGAATGCATTACGCGGAATCCAAACGGGCTGGGGAACAGCTCGTGACCGATCGGGCACGCCGCTGGACGATCGTGCGGCCCTCGATCGTTATCGGTGACTCCCGCGATGGACATATCGCGAGCTATCAGGGCCTTTATCGGCTGGCCGAACTGGTGCGCGGCAGTCAACTGCCGTTTGTGCCCTGCTCGCCGGATGCACTGGTCGATGTCATCCCGCAGGATGTCGTGGGGGCCGCACTGGCCCACCTGGCGCGAGCCGCGCTCGCCACCGGGACTACCGGGTTCGATCAGGTATGGCTCACCGCCGGCTCCGCCGCGCCCTCGGTGCAGGAGGTTGTGCGCGCATTCGCCGAACCGCGCGTCGATTCCGCTGCTGCCGTGCGCATTCCGCGCTGCATCGACCGCGACCAGTATGAGCGCCTGATCCGTCCGGTCTTCCTGTCGGCACTCGATGATCGGTCAGCCCGTCGCATCGACACGCTTTTCACCCACGTCGCACCCTACGTGTCGATCGTCGAGCCGTTCCCAGGACCCACCGCTGTGGGCGACTACCGGCCCACCACCGCCGGACCGCTCGCATCGCTGGAACGGGCATTGGACTACTGGGCACGCGGGACCGCCGGCCATCGGGAAGGAACTCTGCAACATGCCTGA
- a CDS encoding TetR/AcrR family transcriptional regulator yields MQTNRTSTAKARRKQAAAELMSAVRDLLEAGTAFSDITIQQITERAGVSRPAFYSHFVDKNELLSRLVAEALAPVTARMSEQMGEWPSGPEHMPNALRAAIGYLEPHRVVIAAFLEVANYDADVAAVLNASSKAFRSELAERIRRQQRAGVALDGEADTIAFALSALAIELIREFVNGENGVDSERWVEVMSLVWGRVVYGDQSRTATP; encoded by the coding sequence ATGCAGACGAATCGGACATCGACTGCGAAGGCGCGCCGCAAGCAGGCCGCAGCGGAGTTGATGTCCGCTGTACGCGACCTGTTGGAGGCGGGAACCGCGTTCTCCGACATCACGATCCAGCAGATCACCGAGCGCGCGGGAGTGTCTCGGCCGGCGTTCTACAGCCACTTCGTGGACAAGAACGAGTTGCTGTCGCGGCTCGTCGCCGAGGCGCTCGCACCGGTCACCGCCCGGATGAGTGAGCAGATGGGCGAGTGGCCGTCCGGCCCGGAGCATATGCCGAACGCGCTGCGCGCGGCCATCGGTTACCTCGAACCGCACCGGGTGGTGATCGCCGCGTTTCTGGAGGTAGCCAACTATGACGCTGACGTCGCGGCCGTCCTCAACGCGTCGAGCAAGGCGTTCCGTTCCGAGCTCGCGGAACGGATTCGACGGCAGCAGCGCGCAGGAGTCGCGCTCGACGGGGAGGCTGACACGATCGCCTTCGCGCTGTCCGCGCTGGCTATCGAATTGATCCGGGAGTTCGTCAATGGCGAGAACGGCGTGGATTCCGAACGCTGGGTCGAGGTCATGTCCCTGGTTTGGGGCCGTGTCGTCTACGGCGACCAATCACGAACCGCAACGCCCTGA